Genomic segment of Candidatus Abawacabacteria bacterium:
CAATATTCCATATACTCTTTGGCGGCTGATTCATCGGATGATGAAAACCAGACAGCAGGGACTCTTTTTTTGAGACAATCTTCAACGTCTTCCCAGCTTTGGGCAAAAGTCATACCTGTACGGCGTGATTTTTCGATGATCTTAAAGCGGGATCTATCATTAATCCAGTCACGCTGGTAAGGTAGAAAAAGCCCATTACTCATAGATTAAGTGTACCTTTACGCATAAGATCAACAAGATAATCTTCACTGTATTCCGGTTTTTCTTCAGGTTTTACGGCCTGTTTTATGCTGTCTTCATAGGTTTTAACTTTAGGCAGCATTGCTCTTAGTTGTCCTAAAAATCGTATCCTCGATTGACTCGGTTCAATACCAGCTTCAATATCGCCATCAATGCTTGTGATTAGTTTTCTAATAATACGGTGAATATCTTCATGGAGTGAATATTGCTCTTTTAAAAATCCCTGCCTTTTTTCTGCCCAGTTGCCTTCTTTTGCCCAGTCTCTAAGCGATCTGTCTGAAACAGGTACAACCTGGGCTATCTCAACAAAAGTATATCCCAGTGTTACGTATAGTCTTTGCGCTTCAAAAAGATAATCTGACTTTTTGGCCATAATTAACAGTCCTCGCCGTCTCCAAGCTCTTCTGTGATTTGATCAATTTGCTCCTGATTTTCTCGCATAGCTTTAATAGTTTTATCAAGCTGTTTGGCCGATTCAAGAATATCTTCTGTTTTCATTTTTATTAACTTTTGTTGATAAGGGTTGGTCAATGACCGAATGAGAATGATGCTGCCTTCACTAACAACCTCAAGAGATTTGTTTTTATTGATTAATTCCTGCCTTTTCGCTTTCATTAAATGCAGTTCGTTCTTTAAGCTCACATTTACCTCCTTTACATTGAATCTATTTTTACTTCAAGCCGGGATAAAGTTTGTATCTGAATCCTTTGCAATTCGAGTATTTCCTTGAGTTGATCGTAATTGTTTTGGTGAATAGTTTTTTGTAAGTCAAACATTTTATCGTATTGTTTAACAACCGTTTCTATTTGACGCTCGCTTTGTGCGGTAAGATTCTTTTGGTTTTCCTGAATCATATTTGCAATAATTTCAGTTTGTTTGTTTGAAGCCCTCTGGGTAATCAACCAGGTAATAAATTGTATGGCGCAGACAAATCCAACAAATCCAAAGAGCTTTGCAGCTTCTGTCAAAAGGCTCATTTCAGTCATTTAAAATCTCCAAAAATGTCTAAACTTTTCACAGTTTAGATTTATTAAATTGAGTTTTCAAAACTTAGCTCTAATAACTAAATTAATTAGATCCCAAATAAATTAGTTATTCAGGTAAAGATTGGAAATTAGTTTTTTGAAGCCTTATATTCAGGTTAACGCACAGTGCAATTTTATGCAAGTTCGCTTTTAGAAAGAGGAAATTAAAATGCAAAAAGCTAAAAGTCTTTTAAAATCTAAAACATTCTGGTTTAACCTTTTAGCTGCCGGCACTTCAATTGCTTTACAGGCTAGTGGAACTCAAATTGATCCACAAGTTCAGGCAGGTGTTTTAGCTGCTGGCAACGTACTTTTAAGGTTGATAACAAATAAACCAATTAGTTTTGGTGGATAGGAGGATTTTAGAAAAAATGACTAAAGGGATTCAAGGCTGGATTAGTTTGTTTAAAACGGGTACGCATACCAGTTCAAACGGCGTAACTAAAATTTATAACGATAAGGATCTGGAATCTATCGAACAAAAATATAATTCTAATCGAGATAAACATGAAGCCCCTGTCGTCATTGGCCATCCAGAAGAAAATGCCCCCGCCTGGGGCTGGCTGGAAGCAGTCAAAAAAGAAGGGGCTGTCCTTAAAGGCAAATTAAAACAGGTTGCTCCTGAGTTCGCTCAGGCAGTGATAGAGGGTAGATTTAAAAAGCGTTCAGTTAAAATGTCACCCAAGTACGGTATTGAGCACGTAGGTTTTCTTGGTGCAGCATTGCCTGCTGTAGAAGGCCTTCAGGATATAGAATTTAAAAGCAATCAGGACGATAATGACATTTTTGAATTTGATTCGTCTGATGAAACGTTTGAATTTAGTTCATATAAAGGAGATTCATCTATGATCATAGATGCTGAAAAATTGAAAAAGCTTCAAGAAGAAAATGAGGCTATGAAAAAGAAGATCCAGGTTCTTGAAGTAGAAAACAAAACATCTGAAGATCAGCAATTTTCTAAAAAACTGGATGATCTTGAAAAAGAAAACGCCGAACTCAAGCAAAAAGCAGCAAAAATGGAGCAAGAATCAAAACGTAAGGGTTGCGAAGAATTTTGCGCTTCAATCCCGGAGCAAATAACACCCAAAAACAAAGATAAAGTTGTTGATTTTCTGATGGCTTTTGATAATGCAGGTGACTATGAATTTAGCCAGGGTGGTAAAAAATCTTTGGCTGAAGAATTTAAAACCTTTTTGAAAGAGCAGCCCAAAGCGGTTGATTTCAATGAGTATACTAACAAAGGTAAAGCTGCTGGCAAAGTTGAGCCTAAAGAGTATTCTTTTAGTGCTCCTGTTGATCCTGATGCGGCTACTCTGGATGCTAAAGTTACGGCTTATTCTAAACAACATAATGTTGATTATGAAAAAGCACTGGATATCATTTTAGACAATTAATAAAGCATTCTAACAAAGAATGAGATTCTTTCAACCTGTCAAATAAGTTATTACTACTAATAATAAAGGTTTAAAATATGGTATTAAAGTCTAAAAGGGTTGTAAACCCTGTACTTACAAAACTATCCCAGGGCTATTCCAACGCAGCATACGTTGGCAAATACCTTTTCCCTGAGACGGAAGTGGAAAAAGAAGGGCTTCAAATTCCACAATTTGGAGCGGACCACTTTAAGCTCTGGCAAACCAAAAGAGCGCCAAGAGCTAAATCAAACCGTGGCGAAATCAGCGATCCTTCAATGGTCGATGTCGTTCTTCAAGAACACGATTTTGAGCTTCCTATTGATACCAGAGAAAAAGATGAAAGTATGTTCCCTGAAGAACGCAAAAAAGCTAAGGCCACACAGGATGTTTTAGAGCTTGGTAAAGAATATGCTCAGGCTTCACTTGCTCAGAATCCTGACAATTATCCGAGTGGACACAAAGTAACACTTACCAGCACTGATAAGTGGTCTAATCATGTTGAGGATAGTAATTTAAGCGATCCGCTCAGTGATGTTGAAACAGGCAAGGAAGTCATCAGAGGTAAAATTGGCCGCAGACCAAATGTTGCTATTATGGGCGCTTCTTGCTATGCAGACCTAAAATTTCATCCTGGTTTATTGAAAAAGCTTGAAACTACTCGTAAAGGTATTATTACGATAGATGACCTGAAAGAATTATTTGGCATACCCAATATTTACATCGGCGAAGCTGTTTACGCTAATGATGCCGGAGTGCTTGGTAATGACGTCTGGGGAGAGTCCTTCCAGATGGCTTGTGTGCCACAACAGGAACCATCAGAAAGAGATGCTGAAGAGCCTTGTTTTGGACGGACACTTAAGAAAAAAGGGTATCCTGAAACTGATTCTTACGTTGAAAATGGCGGAAAAGTTCAATTAGTCAGAAATACTGATATCTATAAAGTAGCTATGACAGGTGCTGTGGCTGGCTATATTATTTCTGATACTCACTAATTCAAAATAGTTGAAACCCCAGGTTGGAATTTACAAGCTGGCCTGATCGTAGAAAGGTTAAGAATATGCCTAGATATTTAGTTGTTAATATGGGCATTAAATATAAGAAAAAGCTTTATCAGCACGGTGAAGCAATAACCATGAGCGAAGAAGAAGCTAATTCTCCGACGCTAAAGAAATATTTAATGCTTATTCCCGAAGAAAACCCGAAAATAGAACAGGAAGTCAAAACTCCTGTAAAAATAGAAGCACCTGATACGCCAGAAAATACCGGTAATTTATCCGAAGATCCGGCTTACTGGTCAATTGGAACTCTAAAAAAATGCGCTGAAGAAAACAATATTGATCTTACTGGCTGTAAAGGCAAAGAAGCAATAGTTGAACGTGTAAAAACTGAACTTTTTAAGCAGGCCGAGCTGATAGAAAATCCTGAAGAAGTTATTCCCGAAGTGGGTGATTTGGAAGGGACTGATGGCCAACCAGGCGAAAATAATAATCCGGAAGGAGTAGAATAATGGTATCTCAAACAGCTATACCACTTGGAGCAGCATCTTTAACCGCATTGATGGCAATTCCGGCTCACAGGTTTGTCGGCTTTACCGGTAATCTTTGTGTCGCTAATGCAAAAGCTGCAGGTGTATCACAATATGGTGCAGAAATTGGTGACGATTTTGCCGTTGATTTTGCAGGACTTGTCCTGGTTGAAGCCGCCGAAGCAATTAATGCAGGTGTAGAAGTTGTCGCAAGCGGAACTGGCGCTAATGCCGGTAAGGCCGCAGCGGCATCAAGCTTGGCAGCAAGCATTTCACTTTCTTTAGGTGCAATAACCTCAGAGCAGGCAACGACCACAGCAATTCAGGCACAATCAACAGTTTCAATAACTTCATCAGTAGAGTCAGGTTCAACTCCTGTAACAAGTACAGGCGCTAACGGCTCAGGTATTGTCACCTCAACGGGCACTATTACAGACGGTGCAATTACTGTCACAAATGGTGCAATAACGATTTCTCAGGCAACCTCAAGCGCTACGGCTGCATTGAGCGGTGGAGCGCTACCACAAAAAATTAACGGTACTGCCTGGTCTTCAACAAGCGAAGCCGGTCAATTGCTTTTAGTTAAATTGGCAGCATAAATCAAAGAAATCAAAGAAAAACTGTGAGGCACGATAGTGGGGAGGATTTCCCTGAAACCCTCCCCACTATTTGAAAATAAAGGATCAACCTAGTGTATTGCACAATTAACGACATAATCAACGTAATTCCTGAATGCGAGCTTATTCAATTAAGTAATGATGATGAGCTGGCAACGGCTGTTAATGAAGATGTCGTTAATAATGCAATAGAAGATGCAATGAGCACAATTAATGGTTATTTAATGGCTCGCTACACTTTGCCTTTAACTGAAGTACCCAGGCTATTAAGACGTTATGCTGTAGAGCTGGCAGTAATTAATATACACGCCAGGCGGTTTACACAAAATATGCCTGAGTCTATCACAGAACGTGAAAAGTTCGTTATTGCTGAGCTTGGCAAAATTCAAAAAGGTGTTGTGACCTTAAATATTGAAACGTTAAACGATAGCGTCAAAGTGCCTGATGCTTCCAGTGTCGCTATCAACAAAACCGAAGCTGATAGAGTCTTTACAAAAGAACTTTTAGACAGGTTTTAGGACTAATTATGGCTGTAGATTTAACTCAAATAAAGAATAAAATAACGGATGTCATCAATTCAATTGTCAGACAACTTCAATTAGAATTCCCTGGCTTTTATATTGATGATTATGTTAAAAGCCCTAAAGACTTTTATTTAAAACATCCTAAAGGTGCTTTACTCGTTGCTTTCAAAGGCTCTACTTATTCGGCAAATCAATCAACAGATTTAATTGTCCAGGAGAGAACTTTCAATTTTGAAATAATCTTATCAATGAAGCATTTGCAGACAGATGCAAATATTCAAGATCAGCTTGATGCTGTTAGATTAGCCTTGACCGGCTTTCAACCTAAAGACATTGAAGGAAATCTAATTACTATAAATAAAATGATACCATCCAGCGACAGATTCATTGAAGAGGAAAATGGCACCTGGATTTATGGCATCAGCTTTAGCGTTAAAGCTTCTAATATAGAAATTGACCGCACTGATTATGATTCATTAGTGCTATTAAATCAGGTCACTGCTAAAAGTGACGATTACCCGGATTTAGTGATTACAAAACCCCAGGAGGAATAATATAATGCCAGCTAGTTATTTACACGGCGTTGAAACCATAGAATCAATAGTAGGCGGGCGATCAATTAATATCGTTAAATCTGCCGTTATTGGTATTGTGGGTACGGCTCCGCTCTATACCGTTGAATCTGCTAATCAATCAACAAATGCAATGAAATTATTGCTTAACGATAGAGATGCAGCTAAATATGGTGGGAAACGTAAAACCGGCTGGACTTTACCGGCTGCACTTCAATCTATTTATGCTCAAGGCTCCTGTCAGGTCATAATGATCAACGTTTTTGATCCTACAACACACAAAACAGCAATTCTGGCAGAATCAAAAACCTTTGCCAATAATATAATTACACTCGCTCATGAAGGTGTTAGCTCAGTTGTTGTGAAAAGTGGTGAAACAACTTATGTCGTCAATGACGATTATACGGTAGATGCTGAAAATGGAATTATTACCAGAGTATCTACTGGTGACATTGGTGCTACTGCAACCGTCACGGTGGATTATTCATATCAAGACCCAACAAAAGTTGATGCTGCCGATATTATCGGAACCGTTGATGAAAATGGGAACAGAACTGGTCTCAAGTTATTCCAGGAAGCTTATTCAAAATTTGGATTTAAACCTAAAATTCTTGTCACCCCAGGCTTTGAAGCCACCGAAGTTAGAACAGAATTAGAAACTTTAGCTGGAAAACTCAGGGCTATTTGTGCTGTTACCGCACCGATTGGCACGACCGTTCAGGGTGCAATTGAAGGCCGTGGCGCTGATGGCGATATTAATTTCTATACCAGTTCAAAACGTTGCAAGTTATTATTCCCGCACCTAAAAGCTTATGATTCTGTGAGCAATGCATATATCAATGAGAGTTATTCAGCATACTGGGCTGGCTGTATGGCCAGGCAGGACATTGAAAAAGGCTACTGGTGGTCAGAATCTAACAGGCAAATTCAAGGAATAGTAGGCGTTGAGCTTGATCTTACTGCTGAAATCAATGACCCTGACAGTGAAGTGAATGCTCTTAACGAAGCCGGAATTATGACAGTGTTCAATAGTTTTGGTACTGGATTCCGCACCTGGGGTAACAGGTCTGCTTCATTCCCGAGTTATACGGCTATTGATAACTTTACTTCTGTTCGCAGGACCGCTGACGTTATTGAGGAAAGTATTGAATATTATTCACTGCAACACATGGATGCACCTATCAACGATGCTCTCATTGATGATATTCTTCAAAGCGTTAATGGCTTTCTGAAAACGCAAATACAAAGAGGTTCTTTAATTGGAGGCAGCGCCTGGTATGACCCAGCAAATAATGATAAAACAGAGCTTGCCAATGGTCACCTGACGATTAACTATAAATTCCTGCCACCACCACCATTAGAGCGCCTGACATACGAAGCTGCAATAGATATTAACCTTTTCAGGCAATTACAAGCAGCATAAGACCTTTAAACGAAAGGATTTCTAACAATGTCTAATATTAGAATTAATAGTCTAAATAACGCTAACATATACCTGAACGGTAATAATATGATGGGCAGGGCCTCTGAAGTTACCCTGCCAGAGATAAAACAAAAGATGAAAGAGCTTGAAGCATTAGGCTTATATGGTTCAATGGAATTTCCTGTCGGACTGGAGAAGCTTGAATCAAAAATTAAGTGGAACAGCTATTATTCTGAAGTAATGGCCAATGCTGGCAACCCTCTGGCCTCTCATAGAATTCAAGTCAGATCTTCATTAGAAGAACGCACCAGCAATGGAATGATGGCTCAAAGACCTGTCGT
This window contains:
- a CDS encoding phage major tail tube protein, with protein sequence MSNIRINSLNNANIYLNGNNMMGRASEVTLPEIKQKMKELEALGLYGSMEFPVGLEKLESKIKWNSYYSEVMANAGNPLASHRIQVRSSLEERTSNGMMAQRPVVCEMSGTFSNLPLGSFKKGDPIDQDTTIAISAIKLSIDGAVILDIDIPANVYKVNGVDILAKFKQNLGLGQGVSRGDIPVSSDLGDAGLIIM
- a CDS encoding phage tail sheath subtilisin-like domain-containing protein, with product MPASYLHGVETIESIVGGRSINIVKSAVIGIVGTAPLYTVESANQSTNAMKLLLNDRDAAKYGGKRKTGWTLPAALQSIYAQGSCQVIMINVFDPTTHKTAILAESKTFANNIITLAHEGVSSVVVKSGETTYVVNDDYTVDAENGIITRVSTGDIGATATVTVDYSYQDPTKVDAADIIGTVDENGNRTGLKLFQEAYSKFGFKPKILVTPGFEATEVRTELETLAGKLRAICAVTAPIGTTVQGAIEGRGADGDINFYTSSKRCKLLFPHLKAYDSVSNAYINESYSAYWAGCMARQDIEKGYWWSESNRQIQGIVGVELDLTAEINDPDSEVNALNEAGIMTVFNSFGTGFRTWGNRSASFPSYTAIDNFTSVRRTADVIEESIEYYSLQHMDAPINDALIDDILQSVNGFLKTQIQRGSLIGGSAWYDPANNDKTELANGHLTINYKFLPPPPLERLTYEAAIDINLFRQLQAA
- a CDS encoding DUF1320 domain-containing protein, translating into MYCTINDIINVIPECELIQLSNDDELATAVNEDVVNNAIEDAMSTINGYLMARYTLPLTEVPRLLRRYAVELAVINIHARRFTQNMPESITEREKFVIAELGKIQKGVVTLNIETLNDSVKVPDASSVAINKTEADRVFTKELLDRF